One window of Cuculus canorus isolate bCucCan1 chromosome 10, bCucCan1.pri, whole genome shotgun sequence genomic DNA carries:
- the ATP11C gene encoding phospholipid-transporting ATPase IG isoform X7, translating into MWSMWCAGEEKRVGTRTVVVGHRPVSETDAYVAQKFCDNRIVSSKYTLWNFLPKNLFEQFRRIANFYFLIIFLVQVIVDTPTSPVTSGLPLFFVITVTAIKQGYEDWLRHRADNEVNKSNVFIVENAKQVQKESEKIKVGDIVEVKADETFPCDLIFLASSSSDGTCYVTTASLDGESNFKTHYAVRDTTVLCTDEAIDTLTATIECEQPQPDLYKFVGRIIIYRSNQEPVARSLGPENLLLKGATLKNTKKIYGVAVYTGMETKMALNYQGKSQKRSAVEKSINAFLIVYLCILLSKATVCTTLKYVWQSNPFNDEPWYNEKTKKERETFKVLRMFTDFLSFMVLFNFIIPVSMYVTVEMQKFLGSFFISWDKEMYDEEIKEGALVNTSDLNEELGQVEYVFTDKTGTLTENSMEFIECCIDGHKYKDCISEVDGFTQTDGPLKYGKAEKSREELFLRALCLCHTVQIKEADQVDGLIGHPERKYTYISSSPDEIALVKGAEKYGFTFLGLENDFMKIRNQKNETEMYQLLHVLNFDPVRRRMSVIVRTTTGKLLLFCKGADSSIFPRVQQEEIQQTKVHVDRNAMDGYRTLCVAFKELTQKEYDKIDRQLNEAKMALQDREEKMAKVFEDTEADMHLIGATAVEDRLQEQSAETIEALHTAGMKVWVLTGDKMETAKSTCYACRLFQTSTELLELTVKVVGENERKEDRLHELLMEYHKKLIQDVPKNRGGLKRSWTLSQEYGLIIDGSTLSLILNPSQDSSSSNYKNIFLQICLKCTAVLCCRMAPLQKAQIVRMVKNTKGSPITLSVGDGANDVSMILEAHVGIGIKGKEGRQASRNSDYAVPKFKHLRKLLLAHGHLYYVRIAHLVQYFFYKNLCFILPQFLYQFFCGFSQQPLYDAAYLTMYNICFTSLPILAYSLLEQHINIDTLTSDPQLYMKVSDNAMLQWRPFLYWTFLGAFEGLVFFFGVYFLFQNSSLEDNGKVFGNWTFGTIVFTVLVFTVTLKLALDTRFWTWMNHFVIWGSLAFYVFFSFFWGGVIWPFLKQQRMYFVFAHMLTSLSTWLAIILLIFISLFPEILLIVLKNIKEKSHQTGPFDLPRLVSYKRIENGYVKTEDAVTNLAERHPLRIL; encoded by the exons TGTGCTGGGGAAGAGAAGCGGGTTGGTACACGCACCGTGGTGGTTGGGCACCGTCCGGTTTCAGAAACAGATGCGTATGTGGCACAGAAGTTCTGTGACAACAGGATTGTCTCCTCCAAG TACACCCTCTGGAACTTCCTCCCAAAGAACCTTTTTGAGCAGTTTAGAAGAATTGCCAACTTCTACTTCCTCATCATCTTCCTCGTGCAG GTGATAGTGGACACCCCAACCAGCCCGGTGACCAGCGGCCTCCCACTCTTCTTTGTCATCACCGTCACAGCTATCAAACAG GGATACGAGGACTGGCTGAGGCACAGAGCTGACAACGAAGTGAACAAAAGCAATGTCTTCATTGTCGAAAATGCAAAGCAAGTGCagaaagagagtgaaaaaatCAAG gtTGGAGACATAGTAGAAGTGAAAGCGGATGAGACCTTCCCCTGTGATTTGATATTTTTGGCCTCGAGCAGCAGTGATGGGACCTGTTATGTCACTACAGCGAGTCTCGATGGCGAGTCCAATTTCAAG ACTCACTACGCAGTGCGAGATACCACCGTGCTCTGTACAGATGAAGCTATTGATACCCTCACCGCCACAATCGAGTGTGAACAGCCGCAGCCTGACCTCTACAA atttGTTGGAAGAATTATCATCTACAGAAGCAACCAAGAGCCTGTAGCCAG GTCTTTGGGTCCTGAAAACCTGTTGCTGAAAGGTGCTACCCTCAAAAATACCAAGAAGATTTATG GAGTTGCAGTCTATACtggaatggaaacaaaaatggcTTTGAACTACCAAGGGAAATCTCAGAAACGATCTGCTGTAGAAAA ATCTATCAACGCTTTCTTGATAGTGTATTTGTGCATCCTATTGAGCAAAGCTACTGTGTGCACGACTCTGAAATATGTCTGGCAGAGTAATCCTTTTAATGATGAGCCTTGGTACAATGAGAAGActaaaaaagagagggagacaTTCAAG GTCTTGCGGATGTTCACAGACTTCTTGTCATTTATGGTCCTCTTCAATTTTATTATCCCCGTTTCCATGTACGTTACAGTAGAGATGCAAAAGTTCTTGGGCTCTTTCTTCATCTCTTGGGACAAGGAGATGTAcgatgaagaaataaaagagggaGCATTGGTGAACACCTCGGACCTGAACGAAGAGCTCGGGCAG GTGGAGTACGTCTTCACAGACAAAACTGGGACCCTGACAGAGAACAGCATGGAGTTCATCGAGTGCTGCATAGATGGGCACAAGTACAAAGACTGCATTTCGGAGGTGGATGGCTTCACTCAGACTGATGGACCCCTAAAATACGGCAAAGCAGAAAAG AGCCGTGAGGAGCTGTTCCTGCGAGCCCTCTGCCTGTGCCACACCGTTCAGATCAAGGAAGCAGACCAGGTGGATGGGCTGATAGGACATCCAGAACGCAAATACACCTATATCTCCTCTTCCCCAGATGAAATTGCTTTGGTGAAAGGCGCAGAAAA GTATGGTTTCACTTTTCTAGGACTTGAAAATGATTTCATGAAAATACGAAACCAAAAGAATGAAACTGAAAT gtACCAGCTTCTCCATGTGTTGAACTTTGATCCTGTCCGTCGCCGTATGAGTGTCATTGTGCGAACCACCACGG GAAAGTTGCTTCTCTTCTGTAAAGGAGCAGACTCCTCTATTTTTCCGAGGGTGCAGCAAGAAGAAATCCAACAAACAAAAGTCCACGTGGACCGCAACGCTATG GACGGCTACCGAACACTCTGTGTGGCGTTCAAAGAACTAACTCAGAAGGAGTACGACAAAATTGACAGACAACTCAATGAAGCTAAGATGGCTctgcaggacagggaggaaaagatgGCAAAGGTTTTTGAAGACACAGAAGCAGACATGCATTTGATTGGGGCTACTGCTGTGGAAGACAG GCTGCAGGAGCAGTCAGCAGAGACAATCGAAGCTCTGCACACAGCTGGCATGAAAGTTTGGGTGCTGACAGGAGACAAGATGGAAACTGCCAAATCCACCTGCTACGCCTGCAGGCTCTTCCAGACCAGCACTGAGCTGTTGGAGCTGACGGTGAAAGTGGTTGGtgagaatgaaagaaaggaagatcgGCTCCATGAGCTGCTGATGGAATACCATAAAAAGCTGATTCAGGATGTTCCTAAAAACCGGGGAGGCCTGAAGAG AAGCTGGACGTTGAGTCAAGAATACGGCCTAATTATAGACGGCTCGACACTGTCGCTGATACTCAACCCTTCTCAGGACTCCAGCTCTAGTAAttacaaaaacatatttctacAGATCTGCTTGAAATGTACTGCAGTCCTCTGTTGCCGGATGGCTCCTTTGCAGAAAGCCCAG ATTGTGCGGATGGTGAAGAACACAAAAGGGAGCCCGATAACACTGTCCGTAGGAGATGGTGCAAATGATGTTAGTATGATTTTGGAAGCCCATGTTGGAATAG GTATAAAAGGCAAAGAAGGACGGCAGGCTTCCAGAAACAGCGACTATGCTGTGCCAAAGtttaaacatttaagaaaattgCTACTAGCACATGGGCATTTATATTACGTGAGAATAGCACACCTTGTACAGTATTTCTTCTATAAG aaCCTTTGCTTCATTTTACCGCAGTTTTTATACCAGTTCTTCTGTGGATTCTCACAGCAG CCCCTGTACGATGCTGCTTATCTTACCATGTACAACATCTGCTTCACATCGCTACCTATCCTGGCTTACAGCCTCCTGGAGCAGCATATCAACATCGACACGCTGACCTCAGATCCTCAGCTGTACAT GAAGGTTTCAGATAATGCAATGCTGCAGTGGAGGCCGTTCCTGTACTGGACCTTTCTGGGCGCCTTTGAAGGACTCGTGTTTTtctttggggtttattttctttttcaaaattcatCGTTGGAAGATAACGGAAAG gtttttggGAACTGGACCTTTGGGACGATTGTTTTCACCGTGCTGGTTTTCACTGTCACTCTGAAG CTAGCGTTAGATACCCGATTCTGGACGTGGATGAACCACTTTGTGATCTGGGGCTCCCTTGCCTTCTATGTGTTTTTCTCGTTCTTTTGGGGAGGAGTCATTTG GCCTTTTTTGAAGCAGCAAagaatgtattttgtatttgcCCATATGCTGACTTCTCTTTCCACATGGCTGGCAATAATTCTCCTGATCTTTATCAGCCTTTTCCCAGAAATTCTtctaatagttttaaaaaatataaaagagaaaagtcatCAG